From the genome of Papaver somniferum cultivar HN1 chromosome 2, ASM357369v1, whole genome shotgun sequence, one region includes:
- the LOC113354368 gene encoding pentatricopeptide repeat-containing protein At3g12770-like translates to MPCISKSVNVYQSVSKIPISSIFFKTVTSSIKDAQLPIIYRFISLLQEFSRNLICIQSIHSQIITNSLSKDEFLVTKVIKSYSDLGSLNDARKVFDQVTDPNIFIRNTMMGGYFRNEKFMDTIELYHRMRSLGLKTDSFTCTLALKACSSLSDVESGKIIMRNAMENGLASDRFLGSSMIKFLVKFGDIDEARSVFDELPCKDVVCWNAIIGGYVQNGNFHMALNLFWKMLCGGIIPTQVSIAILTQACGGIGNLELGKCVHGFLNSLGMGFDILVLTSLADMYCKIGDVESARRVFDRMPTRNLVSWNAMISGYVQNGCVFDGFELFRRLVLSGCEFDSVTIVSLLQGSAQLSSLDNGKVLHGFVLRRGLQSNFIVSTAIVDLYAKCGDLKLASSVFDRIKERNVISWTAMLMGLAQNGHAEEAMRLFGQMQEEGVVANVVTLVSLIHACAHVGSLKKGRSVHGYLIRYKISFNEVMRTALIDMYAKCGKLDSAKRVFDDRLKSYDVVLWNSMITGYGLHGRGDEAIDVFNQMKTEGIQPNQTTFISLFSACSHSGLVEEGMSLFLVMNEDYKIRPSEKHFACMVDLLSRAGRLEEAEALINQMPFAPGNAVLEALLSGCRTHKKIGMGIRTADRLLTLDSMNPGIYVILSNMYALGGRWNEVDYVRGLMRKRGLRKTPGYSLLEVNNLVHTFFAGDNSHPYWEEIYQMLEDLRIQMETLGYYPDTSCVLRDVDEEKKVRLLWGHSERLAMAFALLCTPAGSLIRITKNLRVCSDCHTVTKYISKIARREIIVRDANRFHHFDNGKCSCGDYW, encoded by the coding sequence ATGCCTTGTATATCAAAATCTGTAAATGTATATCAATCAGTATCTAAAATTCccatttcttcaatcttcttcaagACCGTTACATCTTCAATTAAAGATGCTCAGTTACCAATTATATACAGATTCATTTCCCTATTACAAGAATTTTCGAGAAATCTTATATGTATTCAATCTATTCATTCTCAAATCATTACCAATTCTCTTTCGAAAGATGAATTTCTGGTTACTAAAGTAATTAAAAGTTACTCTGATCTGGGTAGTTTGAATGACGCTCGAAAAGTGTTTGATCAAGTTACTGACCCAAATATTTTTATACGAAATACAATGATGGGGGGGTATTTCAGAAATGAGAAGTTCATGGACACTATTGAATTGTATCATAGAATGAGATCTCTTGGTTTAAAGACGGATAGTTTTACGTGTACTCTTGCACTCAAGGCTTGTTCTAGTTTATCGGATGTTGAAAGTGGGAAGATAATAATGAGAAATGCTATGGAGAACGGTCTGGCGAGCGACAGATTTTTGGGGAGTTCGATGATAAAGTTTTTGGTGAAATTTGGTGATATCGATGAAGCCCGGTCTGTATTTGATGAGTTACCGTGTAAAGATGTTGTTTGTTGGAACGCTATCATTGGAGGTTATGTGCAAAACGGTAACTTTCATATGGCTTTAAATCTCTTTTGGAAGATGCTGTGTGGTGGGATTATACCGACTCAAGTATCGATTGCAATTTTGACTCAGGCATGTGGGGGAATTGGAAATTTGGAGCTTGGGAAATGTGTTCATGGGTTTTTGAATAGCTTGGGGATGGGTTTTGATATTTTAGTTCTTACATCATTAGCTGATATGTATTGTAAAATTGGCGATGTTGAAAGTGCTCGGAGGGTTTTTGATAGGATGCCCACGAGAAACTTGGTTTCGTGGAATGCAATGATCTCTGGGTACGTTCAGAATGGTTGtgtttttgatgggtttgaaCTTTTTCGTAGATTAGTTCTCAGTGGTTGTGAATTTGATTCGGTGACGATTGTTAGCCTGCTTCAGGGTTCTGCTCAGCTATCTAGTTTAGATAATGGGAAGGTTCTTCATGGTTTTGTTTTAAGAAGAGGGCTTCAGTCGAATTTCATTGTGTCAACAGCAATTGTTGATTTATATGCGAAGTGTGGTGATTTAAAGTTGGCTAGTTCTGTTTTTGATCGAATAAAGGAGAGGAATGTAATTTCATGGACTGCAATGTTGATGGGATTAGCACAAAATGGGCATGCAGAGGAGGCAATGAGATTATTTGGTCAGATGCAAGAGGAAGGGGTAGTTGCTAATGTTGTTACCCTAGTTAGCTTAATCCATGCTTGTGCACATGTTGGTTCTTTGAAGAAGGGAAGAAGTGTTCATGGTTATTTGATACGGTATAAAATTTCGTTTAATGAAGTTATGAGAACTGCATTGATTGATATGTACGCCAAATGTGGAAAATTAGACTCCGCAAAGAGGGTTTTTGATGACAGATTAAAATCATACGATGTGGTTCTGTGGAATTCAATGATAACTGGTTATGGCCTTCATGGCCGTGGAGATGAAGCTATTGATGTTTTTAATCAGATGAAAACGGAAGGTATTCAACCGAATCAAACTACTTTTATTTCTCTTTTCTCTGCTTGTAGTCATTCAGGTCTTGTGGAAGAAGGGATGAGCTTATTCCTAGTCATGAATGAAGATTACAAGATTAGACCTAGTGAGAAGCATTTTGCTTGTATGGTAGATCTTCTTAGCCGAGCAGGTCGACTTGAAGAAGCTGAAGCCTTAATCAACCAAATGCCATTTGCGCCTGGCAATGCTGTGCTTGAAGCACTTCTTAGTGGTTGCCGAACTCACAAGAAAATCGGAATGGGTATCAGAACAGCAGATAGATTGCTTACATTAGATTCAATGAACCCTGGAATTTATGTGATCTTATCAAACATGTATGCTCTAGGAGGAAGATGGAACGAAGTGGATTACGTTAGAGGTCTAATGAGGAAGAGAGGGTTGAGGAAAACACCAGGATATAGCTTGCTTGAAGTAAATAACTTGGTTCATACTTTTTTCGCAGGAGATAATTCACATCCTTATTGGGAAGAAATCTATCAAATGCTGGAGGATTTAAGAATACAAATGGAGACTTTAGGTTACTATCCTGACACAAGTTGTGTTCTCCGTGATGTAGACGAAGAGAAGAAGGTGAGGTTATTATGGGGTCATAGTGAGAGATTAGCAATGGCTTTTGCGCTATTATGCACACCAGCTGGAAGTTTAATTAGAATAACTAAGAATTTACGAGTTTGTAGCGATTGCCACACCGTTACCAAGTATATTTCGAAGATAGCTAGGAGGGAAATCATCGTCAGAGATGCAAATCGATTCCATCATTTTGACAATGGTAAATGTTCTTGCGGTGACTATTGGTGA